The genomic DNA CGCGCCCACACCATACGTCTGTGCAACGGCAATGGTCTGCGGCCGGACATCTGGGAAACCTTCCGCACGCGCTTCAAATTGCCCCGCATTCTGGAATGGTATGCTGCCACTGAAAGCAATGCGGTGTTCTTCAATTTTGACGGCAAGGTGGGGTCGATCGGCCGCATTCCCAAATGGGCTGAACACAAATTTGTCACCGAAGTCGTGCGCTTCGACTATGAGACCGAAGCTCCGAAGCGCAACGCCCGCGGCTTTTGTGAAAAATGCCAGCCGAATGAAATCGGCGAAGTCATTTCGCAGATTCTGAACGATCCGAAACGGCCCAGTCAACGCTTCGAAGGCTACAGCAACCGCAGCGAAAGCGAACGCAAGATACTTGAGGCAGTTTTTCAGCCAGGTGATCGCTGGTTCCGCACCGGAGATTTGATGCGCCGCGATGCTCTGGGCTATTTCTATTTTGCCGATCGCATCGGCGATACGTTCCGCTGGAAAGGCGAAAATGTCGCCACGTCTGAAGTATCGGAAAACGTCACAGGATTTGCCGGCATCCGCGAAGCCAATGTCTACGGGGTTGCTGTACCCGGCATGGAGGGCCGCGCCGGCATGGCGGCATTGGTGGTGGAAGACGATTTTAATCCAAAAGCGTTTTATGGCCATGTCTGCCAGACCCTGCCGGATTACGCCCGGCCTGTGTTTCTGCGTATCCAGAACAGCATCGAGACCACCAGTACATTCAAGCAGCGCAAGGTTGAGCTGGTGAGACAGGGGTGCAATCCGGCCAATGTTTCCGAGCCGCTGTTTATGCTGGATCACAAGTCGGAATCCTATGTTTCTCTGACCCCATCGCTTTACGATGCAATCTGCTCTGGTAAAAGACGGCTGTAACACCAGCGCGACCACCCCCGGCGGATCGCCAAAAATGCTGAATCGGAAGCTCATGACTGGCAACATTCTTGCAATTGATCAGGGAACGACATCAAGCCGTTCCATTATTTTTGACGAGACACTGACCGCAATCGGCTCCGGTCAGCAGGAATTCACGCAATATTTCCCGGATTCAGGCTGGGTGGAACATGATCCTGAGGAAATCTGGGACAGCGTTGTTAAAACTGCAAAAGCGGCGCTTGCCGATGCCGGCCTTGGCGCCGATGCGATTTCTGCCATCGGCATTACCAATCAGCGCGAAACCATTGTGATCTGGGACCGGGAGAGCGGAAAAGCAATCCACAATGCCATTGTCTGGCAGGACAGACGCACCGCCGGGTTCTGCACCGCATTGAAATCGGAAGGTCACGAAGATCTGTTCACCAGCAAAACCGGACTTCTGCTCGATCCGTATTTTTCAGGGACCAAGCTTGCCTGGATGCTCGACAATATTGAGGGTGCGCGTGCCGGGGCGGAAAGCGGCAAGCTGGTCTTCGGTACCATCGACAGTTTCATCATCTGGCGGCTGACCGCTGGCAAATCCCACGTCACGGACGCAACCAATGCCGCCCGCACACTGATCTTCAACATTCACACCCAGGAGTGGGATGATGAATTGCTGGAGATTTTGCGGATACCGCGCGCCATGTTGCCGGATGTGCAGGATTGTGCCAGTGATTTCGGCACCACTGACAGCAAGATCCTGGGTGCGGCCATTCCGATTGCCGGTGTGGCCGGGGACCAGCAGGCCGCCACAATCGGCCAGGCATGTTTTGAACCGGGGATGTTCAAATCGACCTATGGAACCGGTTGTTTTGCGCTTTTGAACACGGGTGACAAGCCGGTGCCGTCGCAAAACCGCCTGTTGACCACGGTGGCTTACCGGCTGGGTGGGAAAGTAACTTACGCACTGGAAGGTTCGATCTTCATCGCCGGAGCGGCTGTACAATGGCTGCGGGACGGCATGAAGATGCTCGACAATGCCGGTGACAGCGGTGAGATGGCCGAGGCTGCCGATCCACATCAGCATGTCTATCTGGTGCCAGCCTTTGTCGGGCTTGGCGCGCCCTACTGGGATGCCGAAGCCAGAGGCGCGATTTTCGGCCTCACCAGGGCATCGGGCCCGAACGAACTGGCCCGCGCCGCACTGGAGGCGGTGTGCTACCAGACCCGCGATCTGCTGGAAGCCATGCATAAGGACTGGGCCGCCGAGGCGGATACGGTGTTGCGGGTCGATGGCGGCATGGTGGCCAGCGACTGGACCATGCAGTTTCTGGCCGACATTCTGGACGCCCCGGTTGATCGGCCGACCATCCTGGAGACAACGGCACTTGGCGCAGCCTGGCTGGCCGGTCATCACGTCGGTGTATGGGGAGATCAGGCGGAATTTGCGGCGCGCTGGCAGCTTGATAGAACTTTTGAGCCGAAAATGGATGAAGCCATGCGTGCGCAAAAATATGCCGGCTGGAAAGATGCCGTCAGCCGTACCCTCAGCAGCCGGGATTAGAACGATCTAAAAACAAAAACCCGGATCAGGCCGATGACGCGTTCCCAGTTTGGAGACACCAAAAATCTCGGGCAAATAATTGTCAGAGACCACTACCTTTCAGGTTTCTCAGCCCCCAACCGGTACGCGCTCTTTTTCATTGCGAACAAAATACCGGGAGTCTTTGGGGGAAGTTGTTTTCTTGAATCCGATCTCAACTTCACGGTCCAGCTTGACCATAAATCCCAAAAGCTTCTCCAGCGAAAAGCCGTGAAGCTTTCCATTCTTCAAGGCTGAAATTTTGGGCTGAGGAACACCAAGTAACGCCGCAGCTTGCTTTTGATTCAGATGGCGATGGTGGAGAATGGAGTTGATTTGCCCGACAATTGCAGCCTTTAGCTTGAGCTCCGGGGCATCTTCGAGCCCCAAATCGGCAAATACATTCCCGCTACCAATCTCCATTTCGACGTCTTCAATGGTCTCAGTCATGTTTTTCTCCTCAGTTGCGCTTGCACTTGCTTCAAGCGACTTTTCACGAGATCAATCTCTGACTTGGGAGTCGCACTCCCGGATTTGGACTTCTTTTTGAACGCGTGCAGAACCAAAATATCATCCGCAAGTTTTACAGCATATACAGACCTGTACGTATCCGTGTTGTGGTCGGCTACGATTTCCAAAACACCTGGACCTAAGCCTTTCAAGGGGTTTGCATAGCTCGCCTTTCGGCCTTTCTGCGCTTCACTCAGCGCATACCCCACGGCAATCTTTACCTCTTTGGGGAACGCCATCAGGTTCTTCTTGGAGTCTCCGACCCAGATCAATGACCTTTCTGACACTGGCGAATTCTCCTATACCAATATAGGTATAATTGCAATTTGACGCAACCAGTTTCCTCGCGCCATTGGCGCTTCCGTCTAACAAACTTGTTTATTGAAAAACAAACGCCCGCCGGAAAACATTACCGGCAGGCGTGGTGTTGTGTCGCGAAAACCTGGAATGCTTCATCAAGCCGATCCGGGTTGTTCCTGATGGTGAACAGGCTGATCAGACGGGTGCCAGAACCATTGTCATCTGGCGGCCTTCGAGCTTTGGCGGCATCTCCACCTTGGCAATGTCCTTGGTCGCTTCCTTGACGCGCATCAGAACCTGCATACCCAGTTCCTGGTGCGCCATTTCCCGGCCGCGAAAGCGCATCGTGACCTTGACCTTGTCACCTTCTTCAAAAAACCGGTTTACGGACCGCATCTTCACCTCATAATCATGGATGTCGATATTCGGCCGCATCTTGATTTCCTTGACGTCGACTGTCTTTTGCTTCTTTCGGGCTTCGGCAGCTTTTTTCTGGGCCTGGTATTTGAACTTACCATGATCCAGAATTTTGCAGACAGGCGGTTTGGAATTTGCCGCAATTTCAACAAGGTCCAACCCTGCTTCAGCGGCCATTTCCAAGGCGCGGTCTGTCGGCACGATGCCGTGATTTTCACCCTTTTCGTCAATCAACTGAACGGTGGGGGTGGTGATTTCCTTATTGGCGCGAGGGCCTTCTTTCACTGCCGGAGCGGCTCTATGTGGACGGCGAATGGTGGTTTACTCCTGATTGTTTACGATACGGGTTAAATTGGTATTTGCAGGTCCTTTGTCCAGTCTTGCATCATGCCGAAGCTATTCAGACCCGCCTTAGCATAAAATCCTGTGCCAATGGCGAAAAGTCAAGAACTCAGCGGAGTTGGATGGATAAAACACTGAAATTTGCCGGATTTACCCGGATTTCAATTTCAATTTCGCCTTTTGGTCTGCAAAAGAGCACCATATACTCGCAATGTCTGCGTGCACATCGCCTCCAGCGAAAAACGAGCTGCCACATAGTTTCTGGCGCGGCGCCCTGTGGCTGCGCGGGTTTCATCGCTCATGGCAAGCACAGTTCCCAGAACGTCAGCCATCGCCGCCGCATCTCCCGGCGGCACGCGCCAGCCGGTGCGTTCGTCCTCGCTCGCCTCGGGCGGAGCCAGAATGGTTTCCCGTGCACCGCCATGATCGGTGGCAATGGCCGGAATGCCTGCCGCCCCGGCTTCGACGGCGGCACGGCCAAATGCTTCCTCGCGCGTTGATGCAACGACCAGACAGGTTGCCAGCATCAGTGCAGCAGGCACATCATCACAATGGCCAACCAGACGGATGTGACCGGTTAGTCCGCGCGCTTCAATGAGCTGCTGCAAATGCATTTCAAACGCGTTGTCATCCTGGCTGCCACCCGCCAGAATCAGCAGCGGGTTTTGCTGACGGTCGCTCTCCAGCAGCCGGCCCATTGCCTCGATCAGAACCTCATGGCCTTTCCACCCTGTCAGTCTGGCGACATTGAGTATCAGCGGCCGGCTGGTGTCGATGGTTTGAAACGACCATTGCTGCCTGACAGCTTCACGCCGTGGCAGTGAAATCGAAGCTGGCGCAAAGGCATCCAAATCAATGCCGCGATAAATTGTGGTGATGCGGGGCTTTGCCTCGGGGCGGCGTTGTGCAATCAGCGCGGCAGTCATGCCTGAATTGGCGATGACCGCATCGCCGCGCGCCATCACCGAATTATAGAACGCTTTCAGTGCGTTGGCCTGGCTGTAAATTCCGTGATAGGTGGTCACAAAGGGGCGGCCGGTCCAGCGCGCGGCCCATAGAGCCGGCCAGGCCGGAGCCCGCGAACGGGCATGGACAAGATCAACCTTGTAATCGCGTATGAGCCTGACAAGCGCAAAAGCGCTGTGCAGCATCCGAACCGGGTTCTTGCTGGCGGCGTTCATGGCGATAAATTTGCCCCCTGCGGTTTCCAGCTCTGCCACCATGCGACCGGGTTCTGCCACCACCACAGCCCTGCCACCGGCAGCAACAATTGCCCGCGCCATGTCGACAACTGTGCGCTCGGCGCCACCGGCTTCCAGTCGCGGAATGATCTGCAGGATGGTGCGGCCGCTGAGCGCCAGTGTGTCGGCAGAATGTTCCGGTTGTTGCATCTGGCCGTGGTCCTGCAAACAGATTGATGATCATCGCAATCTTGTCCTGATCGCCCCGCTATGGCATCAAACGATTTGAAATACCACCCAGTGCAAGGCCCCCGATGAGCGAATCCCAACCTGACCTGCCAGCGCCCCAGACCCTTGCAGTGGGCAGCGGTGATGAACTCAGGACCATTGCCTTTCGCCACAGCACGGCAACAGATGCGGTCCCGCCGGGTCTGGTCTGGCTGGGAGGCTTTAAATCCGACATGGACGGATCGAAAGCCCTCGCCCTCGCCCGTTACGCTGAACAACACGGCCTTGGCTTCACCCGGTTTGATTATTCCGGACACGGCCTTTCCGGCGGCAGCTTTCTGGACGGAACGATTTCGCGCTGGCTGGATGAGGCGGAAGCTGTGGTCAGGGCCACATCCGGCGCCGGGGACCAGCGCATTCTGGTCGGCTCATCAATGGGAGGCTGGCTTGCGCTGTTGCTCAACAGACGTTTGCGCCAATCCGGCGGCCCGCAGATTTCCGGGCTCGTGTTGATTGCACCTGCGGTTGATATGACAGCGGATCTGATGTGGCAGGAGATGTCAGAGGCCGGCAGGGCCGAGTTGCTGAACACCGGGCGGCTTGAAAAACCCAGTGACTATTCAGATGACCCCTACATCCTGACGCTTCGGCTGATCGAAGATGGCAAACACCATCTGTTCGGTTCTGCAATCATTGAAACGGGGTGTCCGGTTCACATTTTGCAAGGCGGGCTGGACACCGATGTGCCGCCGACCCATGCCCTGAAACTTGCCAGCCAGCTGCCACTGGATGATGTAGCTCTGTCGCTGATTCCGGATGGAGACCACCGGCTTTCGCGGCCGCAGGATCTGCAGCGCCTGATGCGCAGCATCGACACGCTGCTGGAGGGAATCGCCGGTTAAGGGAATCCGCTGTCCCGGATCGTCGAAAAACTGGTGGTGATCAGGCAAAGCACCATTGACGGATGCGCCGGTTTACCCCTATAAGGCGCGCCATATGGTGGCAATTGTGATTGCCGCCCTTTTCGTTTTAATCACAAGGCAGCAGATGGCCGCGAAGGCTGGTCTGGATGGCCTTTTGCAAATAGAGGGGCTCAAGCCCATGGCGAATACACCTTCAGCCAAAAAGTCAGCGCGCAAAATTATTGCCCGCACCGAAGTCAACAAGGCGCGCCGCAGCCGCATCCGCACCTATCTTCGCAAGGCCGAAGAAGCGATCGCCTCCGGCAATCAGGCCGATGCCGCCGCCGCTCTCAAGGACGTGCAGCCTGAATTGATGCGGGCTGCAGGCAAGGGCGTTTTGCCGAAAAATACCGCATCGCGCAAAGTATCGCGTCTGGCTGCCAGAGTAAAAGCACTCGAAGCTTAAGTTTCTTCGGCGAGCTTTTTGCAGGCGTAATTTCGCATTCTGCATTCTGAGTACTGCCGTTCGGCAACGCCACGCATGCAGTTTTCGTCAGCGCCCAGGAATCCCGATCCTGACCAGATTTTCTAAAAAAAGGCCCGGCCGATGCCGGGCCTTTTTTGTTGCCGATTTGGAGTCCTGACCCTCGCGACAGGTGATGGCCGCGCGCGCCGCGACTAAGTCATTGAAGAGTCAGAGAAATTCTTAACAGCCAAGCAGAATTTTGGAAATTATCCATATTTTTCAATGTGTTATTAAAAAGCCCCGACCCTTTTGACAGCAACCTTCAGGCGAAAAACCGATTCTGTTTTTGTCAACCGCGCGGGCAGAATTTTTTTTTCGGGCGTGCATCGGGAGACCATCGATAGCACCGCTTGACACAAAACACATTGAGTCGCAAAGCCTTAACAAATCACGCTTCGAAAACAGCTCCCCGGAATCGGCTTGCGGGCTGGAAACTGCTAAAAGAATCTTGCCTGAGTCGGCTTGCGGTGGCAAAAACCTGTGTGTATCTTTATCTCATCAACGGCGGCACACACACTCTTGTTCAGAGTGGTCCCAAATAAAATACGTTCCTGATTGAGTATTCGCATAGCGCTGACCTTTTAAAATTGGTTTTGCGTGACCGGTTTACTTTTGCCTGTATGGGAAAAGTCCAACCGCCAGAATAACGTTTTGTTAATTCCTGGGCGTGCGTTTCAGGTTTGCAGAATGGAAGTGAATTTCATCTTCCGTCCTGCCGATTGGAAACGAGCTAAGCTCATCAACGGGCATAGAGGGCCAGGACAGTGTTCAGCGTAGTAGTGGATGAGTTGGCATCACCGGGTCAGATCTTGCATCTGGAGCCGGGGATCAGCGGACAGGATGTGAATGCCGGTTTCGGCAGTCAGGTACTTGAGGCAGTCGGGTAGAAGCAGTCGGGTAATCGGAGCGTGCAGATGATGCGCTCGAATGGGAAACGTGGGCGAAGATGACTGACTTTCAGATAACGCGACCAATTGGTTTGACAGCTGTCAGGCCGCCAAGCCAGACCAGTTGCGCGGCATCGGAGTTGCAAAAGACTGTTGCGGCGATTGGCTATGCTGGTGATGTTTCAGCTCCGGACGCATATGCTTCTCTCGCTGACAAGGCGCTGATCGTTGATGTGCGCACCGGTGCGGAATGGACTTTTGTCGGCCTGCCTGC from Pararhizobium sp. IMCC3301 includes the following:
- a CDS encoding glycosyltransferase family 4 protein, yielding MQQPEHSADTLALSGRTILQIIPRLEAGGAERTVVDMARAIVAAGGRAVVVAEPGRMVAELETAGGKFIAMNAASKNPVRMLHSAFALVRLIRDYKVDLVHARSRAPAWPALWAARWTGRPFVTTYHGIYSQANALKAFYNSVMARGDAVIANSGMTAALIAQRRPEAKPRITTIYRGIDLDAFAPASISLPRREAVRQQWSFQTIDTSRPLILNVARLTGWKGHEVLIEAMGRLLESDRQQNPLLILAGGSQDDNAFEMHLQQLIEARGLTGHIRLVGHCDDVPAALMLATCLVVASTREEAFGRAAVEAGAAGIPAIATDHGGARETILAPPEASEDERTGWRVPPGDAAAMADVLGTVLAMSDETRAATGRRARNYVAARFSLEAMCTQTLRVYGALLQTKRRN
- a CDS encoding carboxylesterase, which gives rise to MSESQPDLPAPQTLAVGSGDELRTIAFRHSTATDAVPPGLVWLGGFKSDMDGSKALALARYAEQHGLGFTRFDYSGHGLSGGSFLDGTISRWLDEAEAVVRATSGAGDQRILVGSSMGGWLALLLNRRLRQSGGPQISGLVLIAPAVDMTADLMWQEMSEAGRAELLNTGRLEKPSDYSDDPYILTLRLIEDGKHHLFGSAIIETGCPVHILQGGLDTDVPPTHALKLASQLPLDDVALSLIPDGDHRLSRPQDLQRLMRSIDTLLEGIAG
- the rpsT gene encoding 30S ribosomal protein S20, which produces MANTPSAKKSARKIIARTEVNKARRSRIRTYLRKAEEAIASGNQADAAAALKDVQPELMRAAGKGVLPKNTASRKVSRLAARVKALEA
- the glpK gene encoding glycerol kinase GlpK; this encodes MTGNILAIDQGTTSSRSIIFDETLTAIGSGQQEFTQYFPDSGWVEHDPEEIWDSVVKTAKAALADAGLGADAISAIGITNQRETIVIWDRESGKAIHNAIVWQDRRTAGFCTALKSEGHEDLFTSKTGLLLDPYFSGTKLAWMLDNIEGARAGAESGKLVFGTIDSFIIWRLTAGKSHVTDATNAARTLIFNIHTQEWDDELLEILRIPRAMLPDVQDCASDFGTTDSKILGAAIPIAGVAGDQQAATIGQACFEPGMFKSTYGTGCFALLNTGDKPVPSQNRLLTTVAYRLGGKVTYALEGSIFIAGAAVQWLRDGMKMLDNAGDSGEMAEAADPHQHVYLVPAFVGLGAPYWDAEARGAIFGLTRASGPNELARAALEAVCYQTRDLLEAMHKDWAAEADTVLRVDGGMVASDWTMQFLADILDAPVDRPTILETTALGAAWLAGHHVGVWGDQAEFAARWQLDRTFEPKMDEAMRAQKYAGWKDAVSRTLSSRD
- the infC gene encoding translation initiation factor IF-3, which translates into the protein MRRPHRAAPAVKEGPRANKEITTPTVQLIDEKGENHGIVPTDRALEMAAEAGLDLVEIAANSKPPVCKILDHGKFKYQAQKKAAEARKKQKTVDVKEIKMRPNIDIHDYEVKMRSVNRFFEEGDKVKVTMRFRGREMAHQELGMQVLMRVKEATKDIAKVEMPPKLEGRQMTMVLAPV
- a CDS encoding type II toxin-antitoxin system RelE/ParE family toxin, coding for MAFPKEVKIAVGYALSEAQKGRKASYANPLKGLGPGVLEIVADHNTDTYRSVYAVKLADDILVLHAFKKKSKSGSATPKSEIDLVKSRLKQVQAQLRRKT
- a CDS encoding helix-turn-helix domain-containing protein; protein product: MTETIEDVEMEIGSGNVFADLGLEDAPELKLKAAIVGQINSILHHRHLNQKQAAALLGVPQPKISALKNGKLHGFSLEKLLGFMVKLDREVEIGFKKTTSPKDSRYFVRNEKERVPVGG